actgcAAGATCGATTTCAAAATTCCAACAGTTTTGCAAGACCGGTTTCAAAGTTCCAGCAGTTCTTTAAAAACCaatcatcaaatttcaaaatcaaatgcTTTCAAAGAATACtagaataaaaaaccaaaataaaatctcaaaggttctcataaaaggaaaaaatacTTATAAATCTAGGAAACACcacgaagaagaagaggagtggAAATATGAAGAGAGAGGTaggaagaaagaggagagaaaaaagagagaagtattggggaaaaaaaaaagaaaaaagaggagaGCGAATACAAGAGAGAAATAACGAGATAGAAATGCATCTTCAAATATTGGTGGCAGCCAAAATTCCTTTAACCACCAAAATTCCCTTAACTCAATCTGCAATTTCATTTGGAAGGCCACATAGCAATCCCATCAGTTCTTAGCAAGCTTAAGGTTCCGAGGAAATACGTATTGCCACACTCAAAATACAAGTcaaattattttatgttttagttaAAAGGGTATACTAAtatttttacatcaaatttttttatatttataataaaattaaaatagtgGTTATAATTCAATATGTTGTCcgaatttttgttatttttcaaatttcattgtCAGAAGAATCCAATACTTAATGGAAACTAACGAGAAAAAAGTGTAAacaattaaattgtttatttaaaattggaaagaaataaagaaaaatccAATGTTTTATGGAAAAAAAACTAACATTAAATTGTAACCATTGGATTCTTGTGAAGGTGTGAGATTAAAAGAACATGCAAGATTAGGAGAGAAGTTGAAAATTCGTATTTAGTTtcttacttgaaaaaaaaatatttatttagtttcccaAAATACCACGCATGCATCCCAAAGAAGCATTGATAAGAAAGTAAAGGTCTAAGAATTTGATTGTCACATACATTAACATAGATATTCTCTCTCAAACATAGTGGTCATGGCAGCAACCACCTTTCGCGCAGTCTCATTTGCACTTTCTTGCATTGTCTTTATAATTCTCTTTGCTCAAGTTGAAGGTGAGTATCTCTTATTTTTGCCACACCAATattgtttaaaaacaaaaaacaaaaaaatggacCAGCTGGTGGTTTCGCTGGTCAGTCTACCATTTCAGGGGTTGGAAAGACTCATACAGGCATTTCAGCCTTTCTTGTCCACCATCATGTGATTTACCAGCGACATGAATCAAACCTAGGACATGTACGGGTCTAGAATTCGTCTTCAACCACTGGTCCATCCCATGTTGGTTACACCAATattgtttaaaatttgacactTTTTAACACAGTGACAATAAGACCGAATTTCGGTTCATTTGTGTTGAAATCGAGGAAGTTTTTTTAAGTAGATTTGTTTCGCaacaaattttgtttaattgataTATTGTTTGTTTTTCTTGTAATAACAGGCGATGAAATCCCTGGTCCTTTATGCAAGGGATTTATTGGAGGAATGTGCACAAAATATTGCGGACAGAGCGTATGTGCGGTTTGCGCTATTGATAAAAAGTGCTGGCTTAATTTAGACGACTGCTTGGCTAATTGCCACCCTCCTTCACCACCGATTCTTCCGACCATCACCTTCTAACTTTTACATGCAAACACCTGATGCTAATTTGTACACAACAATAAGAGTTGTGGCAATTCAATCTTATATATTGGTGGATGTATTGCTCTTTTGAGTTTCGAGTAATGAATAAGATATTGGGTTTCTTGGTATGATATAATAGGTTGTTATTGCcgtttcaaaatattttaaatattaagaTTGAGTCGatcaacattttttttgttttaaagagAGGTCAAGCATgaaattttttagtataaatgtATTGACCACATGTTTGTTTTAATACACGGATATACTTACACTAAGATCTAATGGGATAAATTGGTTTGAACTCACCGACCACGAGACTAAAAACCTAagatgtggagccaaaaatactCATAAAACACAAGGGAGCTAGCTGTGAGATTATATACtaaatttcaaataatttttttttttttttttttttgtttgtcaaacgatgaattttgttagattaaatgttagattagccactgaTGGGATTTAAACTCACGCCATCGTGCAAAGGCTCAAAAcctttccaccactgtggtaaagggTCACTTTGTCAAACGATGAATTTTGTTatattaaatgttagattagccactgaCGGGATTTAAACTCACGCCGTCGTGCAAAGGCTCAAAAcctttccaccactgtggtaaaagGTCACTTGCAATTTCAATTAAGTTTtagattaattactaatttgatctaatttttgtatttaattaGTTCCTCTGGTGCTGTGGTTGAATTTAGTGGGATGCATACAAAAGAGAGCACCTTGTAAGCAATATGTAGGGAGGCGGCAAAAAGGTAGAAGAAATTGTAAAATATAATAGTCAGAGTTTGCaacttgtttcttcttctttttctcgaTCGTTGATCATTGTTTTATGACGTCACTTAACTACATTGCCCAATAAGCTGTTTGTTGAAGGTGAACTCTGGTCACTCAACCAAGGATCATGTACAGACACTGGGGAGCTATCCTTGTCCTCTTCCATGGAAGCTAGAGAACTATCTACCCTCAGTGAAACTATTGATCTCTGGCTTCGTATACCGGCCTTCTTCGCCGTCATGCCTCTTGACGATTTCTCACTTCCATTATACGGTGATGAACATGACGACGCCACTGATGATCCCATGCATATGTTCTCCTCCATTGTTGCCCACCCGCTGCACCGGACGTACTCTAGTTCTTCTGCCACCTCTTTCATAGAAGGCCTCATGTCACTGTGAAAAGCAAGGCATCGAAATGCAAGCTCACCCACCTTGTTAACAGAATATAGAGTCCATGCGTCCCTATTTGGCTCCAGAAAGGGATCAACTATCTCGTCCAAGCTTCCCTTCCCAATCCTATCGATTGCAAGTGCAGCCAAGTTGACATCAGACTGAGGTCGAGCGAAATCAACCACCTTCATTGCGGTTATAATCTCTACTAATACTACCCCGAAGCTGTAAACATCACTTCTATCGGAGAGGTGGAAGTTTTGATGGTATTGAGGATCCACGTAGCCCGGAGTCCCTTGTGGAGCCGTTGATACGTATGACGATTCAGTCATCCCAAGTCTAGAAAGGCCAAAATCTGCTACCTTTGACTTGTAGTTGTAATCCAGGAGTATATTGTTGGATTTGATATCTCTGTGATAAATTGGTGGATTCATTTCAGAATGGAGATAAGCTATAGCATTAGCAGTTTCAGAGGCGATGGTGAGCCTTATGGTCCACGGAAGTCCTTGGCCCCTCTCTCGTTGAAGATGTTCAGATAATGTTCCATTAGGCATATATTCATAGACGAGGATCTGTTCACCTCCCTCTATGCAGCAACCTAGGAGGCGCACCAGATTCGGGTGGCTCACAGAGGAAAGGAGCTTGATCTCATTCATGACTTGATCAATGCCATTGGTGTCTCGACGGTTGATCTTCTTTATGGCAACCCACTCATCGTTGTGGAGTTTTCCTGCATAAACTGTACCAAAAGCCCCCGTTCCCAGCCTTTGTTTTTCAGCAAAGCAATTAGTGGCTCTCTCTATTTCTTTATAGGGATATAATGGAACACTAGAGTTGCCTGCTGCTTCGCTTAGAAGGCGCCTTGCACTCATTTGGTTTCTCAAGCAAGTTGAGCGACGTCGAACAAAGTGACAGATAAAAAATAGACCGGCCATTATGAAAGCTCCAGCAATAACCCCTAAGACAAAAACCAATGCCACGCAAGTATTTAGAGAAAACACAAGATAAccaaatatatgaaattttataaggtcCCAGTCATATTTGATCAATATATCAGCTAAGCAACAA
This is a stretch of genomic DNA from Malus domestica chromosome 02, GDT2T_hap1. It encodes these proteins:
- the LOC103402035 gene encoding wall-associated receptor kinase-like 14, coding for MIFHILHRKSLTLITVVTVLILSTSTAAIAKAQNSSSCIHTCGSGKSAKTVRYPFGFSPSCQIRLNCSENNEIRLGKFRVLNVTPNAVFVNLPAICNRRFESVIELFGPNFGPTWNNSLLLQNCSAPQNGCLIPADFVQKQFNLESCRSSADNISCLSQPHNQSEVMRFEDLSRTGCKNLFGSISVQSDGESPLSLEFETVELGWWVGGLCDCDPNATCTRVKLGERTDGYQCRCVDGFDGDGFNHGSGCRRVSKCNPSKYMSGRCGGTTRVGVLIGGVIAGAFIMAGLFFICHFVRRRSTCLRNQMSARRLLSEAAGNSSVPLYPYKEIERATNCFAEKQRLGTGAFGTVYAGKLHNDEWVAIKKINRRDTNGIDQVMNEIKLLSSVSHPNLVRLLGCCIEGGEQILVYEYMPNGTLSEHLQRERGQGLPWTIRLTIASETANAIAYLHSEMNPPIYHRDIKSNNILLDYNYKSKVADFGLSRLGMTESSYVSTAPQGTPGYVDPQYHQNFHLSDRSDVYSFGVVLVEIITAMKVVDFARPQSDVNLAALAIDRIGKGSLDEIVDPFLEPNRDAWTLYSVNKVGELAFRCLAFHSDMRPSMKEVAEELEYVRCSGWATMEENICMGSSVASSCSSPYNGSEKSSRGMTAKKAGIRSQRSIVSLRVDSSLASMEEDKDSSPVSVHDPWLSDQSSPSTNSLLGNVVK